A window of Quercus robur chromosome 12, dhQueRobu3.1, whole genome shotgun sequence genomic DNA:
TTAGGTTGAAAATTCACAGTTTGATAAGACTTTTCAAATAGAGCATTCTAGAAAAGCTATTTGCAACCTACCCAACTTGGAAATTATAGTATAAAGTATACCACTTCCCTCATTGCCATAAGCTATCTATTCCTTTCTCTATCTCCTCTTTGTTTCTCATCATTCAAATTCAGCAGTCATGGCAGCCATCAAAGCCCATGGAAGCCTTATCTCAACAGCTACAAACCGAGTTCTAGTTACCCTTTATGAGAAAGAGCTTGAATTTGAGTTTGTTTCTGTAGATATGAGTACTGGTGAACATAAAAAAGATCATTTCCTGTCCCTCAATGTAAGGAAACTAAACATTCATGTATCTCAACAATTTAGGATTATGTATAGTATTGCCTTTCCAATCTTTGTATTTCCTaacataattattataatattttttaatctaacaTACACTTGTTTATGTAGCCATTTGGTCAAGTTCCAGCTTTAGAACATGGAGATCTGAAGCTCTTTGGTAAAGTTTACATGAAATAGgcaaacattaattttttactaaaatattatacatatattacAACCATCAAACATACTCTTAATGGATGCATATAATTAGTATGATCCTCATGCTTCGGCCTTTTGTAATGCAGAATCAAGGGCAATTACCAAATTCGTTGCCTGCGAGTATGCTAACAAGGGAACCCAACTGATACACCAAGACTCCAAGAAGATGGCAATCACATTGGTTTGGATGGAGGTGGAGGCCCAACAGTATGACCCAGTAGCTTCAAAGCTAGTCTGGGAGCTGAGAATAAAGCCATTGGTTGGCATGGTTACAGACAAAGCAATTGTGGAGGAAAATGAAGCTAAGCTGGCTAAGGTTCTTGATGTCTATGAGAAACGACTGGCTCATTCAAAATACTTGGGAGGTGACTGCTTCACCTTGGCAGATTTACATCACCTTCCAACTCTTCAATACTTGTTGGGCACACAATCTCAAAAGCTCTTTGATTCACGCCCCCATGTCAGTGCATGGGTAGCTGATATCACAGCAAGGCCAGCTTGGTTGAAGGTCCAAGCCATGCGAAAGAAGCACTAAGGAGTTAGCTGCAGCCTGCtactctattttaatttttattaaataagcaTGCCCTTTGACCTATGTGTGTTTTGAGTTCAGTGTTACAATCTCCTACTTCAATGTGGGAGACTGTTTTTATGAGCCTTAACGAGTTGTTACTAGTGTTTTTCCTTCAGTCGTCAAGTAGGAGGCATGAAGTTTATGGTGTTTTGCCTTCAATCTTCAAGTTGGAGGCATGAAGTTTATGTActatatctatcaaaaaaagtgTGTACTACTTTATCATATTAAATGTTTACTCTTGCACAATTTAGAGATCACCAATTCATATGCTTCAAACAAAAGATTATACGATCCCGACTGCACAATTCATCCTTATTCTCTTAAAAGCCGAAAATTGCAATTCAACAATTGTAGTTTCTTATACAGTGTAACTAGTTGAACTAGGAACTAGAGGGAATTGACATATCCGGAGTCTTAagataaaaaaattctagataAGCAATAGCTTGTCCTCAACTCTAAGTGGAAATAATTGCCCACTGCCCTGTTCACTCACTGAGAAGTGAAAACAGGGAGCTAATTTGAACATTTCCAATTATTCTGGTTGCTGAAAATCCCAATACAATGCTATAAATGAATTATTAGTCCCTACtgtacaacaacaacaatcaaatcTTAGTCCCAAAATATGTGGGGCTGGCTATAGATCCTCAACAAAAAGTATAGAGTAGTGTTTACCTTTGAACTGAAATCAAAATTGGGATGCTGAGGTAGAAGGTTGAAACAGGCACATCAAGTTCAATTAAAGTGTAGCTTCGACTGACAGCAAATAATGTGATTCAACAACCAAAAGATCGCAGCTTTGAAGCGGATGTTTTTATTCCTTCCCTTAAGTAAGCTATTTAGAGCATCTGTATGGCCATTTAAGTAAGAAGATGCAAATTGATTAAATCATTAATACTGAGGCCAAATATTTGTGCTAAGTCAGAGTGTTCAGAAAAGTTGTAAAATTACCAGGGTCAAATCAGACCATAGAGGCACATCTATTAAACAAACAGGATAATCATCTCTCCGCATGCATATGACTTAATGTGCTACTAATAATTCATAAACATGCTCCTGAGGTTCAAGCTCCACAGAACTACGACCCAAGTCCTTCATAAGTCCTCTCTCTTTCATCATAATCCGCACTTTCTCAACATCACTCCATCTTCCCATCTCTGCATACAGATTAGAGAGCACAACATAGTAACCACTATTCTCTGGTTCCAGTTCCACAAGCTTCCAAGCTGCAAACTCACTGAATTTCAAATTCCCCCGAGCTCTAGAACCAGCAAGCAACGATCCCCACATAGCTTTCGTAGGCTCAAAAGGCATGTCTCTTATGAATTTGAAAGTGTCTTCAAGATATCCAGCACGCGCAAACAGATCCACCATACATGCATAATGTTTAACACCGGGTGAAAACCCATACTTCCCACCAATCAAGGAATTAAATATCCATCTTCCGGTATCCACAAATCCAGAGTGACTACAAGCACAAAGCACTCCAACCAAAGTCACTTCATCGGCCTTGAACCCTTCTAGCTCCATTCTATTAAACCACAAAACCGCCTCTTCACCACTTTTAGCAAGTGCTAGTCCTTTGATAAGTGCATTCCACGTAAACACATTCTTCTCCTTCATGCTTTCGAAAACACACAACCCCTCTTCAATTCTCCCACATTTTCCATACATGTCAATCAAAGCAGTCCCCAAAATCACATCCAATTCCCATCCACTCCTCTTTATAAAATCATGAATCCACACCCCCATATCAAGGGCCCCAAAGTTTGCACACGCCGCCAATGCATTGACCATAGTAACATGATTTGGCACCACGCCTGCATATTGCATTTGCTCAAAAGCCATCAAAGCATCATCATATTTCCCAGCATTCTTATACCCCATAATCAAAACCGTCCACGACACAACATCTCTCTGAGTCATTTCGTCAAACACTTTATGACATAACCCCATTTGTCCACACGATGCGTACACATCCAACAATGAATTTTGGACATAAATATCATAAAGATGACCCAATTTCACGACATGGGTATGTACGCATTGAGCTTGTTTAAGATCATGGGAGTCAGACAAGGACTTGAGGAGGAAAGGGAAGGTATAATTATTAGCAAGTATACAGTTTCTATGCATGTGGGTGTATATATAGAGAGGGGTGTGGGGgatgtgagagtgagagaaggcTCTAATGAGAGTGTTGCAAATGAAAACATGGGGTCTGTGTAGTTGAGTAAAGAGAGCAAGAGCCGAATCCAACACGCCTAATGATTGGGACGCAGTGATGAAGTGGTGGGCAATAGTGGTGTTTGAGTATAGGCCTTGGAGGATGAGTTGGGCTTGAATTTGGTGTATGTGTTTAAGAGACGTGCAATTGCTTAGTAGATACACAATCTTGCTTGTAATAGTATTCATCATCATTGGTTGCAAAACGAAACTGACTT
This region includes:
- the LOC126710448 gene encoding glutathione S-transferase-like, with protein sequence MAAIKAHGSLISTATNRVLVTLYEKELEFEFVSVDMSTGEHKKDHFLSLNPFGQVPALEHGDLKLFESRAITKFVACEYANKGTQLIHQDSKKMAITLVWMEVEAQQYDPVASKLVWELRIKPLVGMVTDKAIVEENEAKLAKVLDVYEKRLAHSKYLGGDCFTLADLHHLPTLQYLLGTQSQKLFDSRPHVSAWVADITARPAWLKVQAMRKKH
- the LOC126710443 gene encoding pentatricopeptide repeat-containing protein At5g56310-like yields the protein MMMNTITSKIVYLLSNCTSLKHIHQIQAQLILQGLYSNTTIAHHFITASQSLGVLDSALALFTQLHRPHVFICNTLIRAFSHSHIPHTPLYIYTHMHRNCILANNYTFPFLLKSLSDSHDLKQAQCVHTHVVKLGHLYDIYVQNSLLDVYASCGQMGLCHKVFDEMTQRDVVSWTVLIMGYKNAGKYDDALMAFEQMQYAGVVPNHVTMVNALAACANFGALDMGVWIHDFIKRSGWELDVILGTALIDMYGKCGRIEEGLCVFESMKEKNVFTWNALIKGLALAKSGEEAVLWFNRMELEGFKADEVTLVGVLCACSHSGFVDTGRWIFNSLIGGKYGFSPGVKHYACMVDLFARAGYLEDTFKFIRDMPFEPTKAMWGSLLAGSRARGNLKFSEFAAWKLVELEPENSGYYVVLSNLYAEMGRWSDVEKVRIMMKERGLMKDLGRSSVELEPQEHVYELLVAH